The proteins below are encoded in one region of Bacteroidota bacterium:
- a CDS encoding DUF3276 family protein, which yields MDFNENRDGLFSKAVKAGKRTYFFDVRGMRGDDMYLTITESKRKFSGNENEKPFYEKHKIFLYREDFDKFMDGLEAAFTHIHENAPPLQPRQPRNNQGDHAQGENPDASLNFDDLK from the coding sequence ATGGACTTTAATGAAAACCGTGATGGGTTATTTTCGAAAGCTGTAAAGGCGGGAAAGCGGACTTATTTTTTTGATGTTCGTGGAATGCGTGGCGATGATATGTATCTCACCATAACCGAGAGCAAAAGAAAATTCAGTGGCAATGAAAATGAAAAACCATTTTACGAAAAGCATAAAATATTTCTTTACCGCGAAGATTTTGATAAATTTATGGACGGCCTGGAAGCAGCTTTCACTCACATACACGAAAACGCGCCACCGCTGCAACCACGTCAACCTCGCAACAATCAAGGCGATCATGCCCAAGGAGAAAATCCTGACGCAAGCCTCAACTTTGACGATTTAAAATAA
- a CDS encoding response regulator, with product MNATRILLVEDHPVNKMLCKNILKRNGYHVETAENGLVALEFLQKNPFDLIVSDIKMPVMTGLEMTTYIRTRFPKPVCLIPIIAYSSFDTDYDRIKAKECGMNECLTKPSYPEELLLVIKRLTDQHLVLKAS from the coding sequence ATGAATGCAACACGAATACTGTTGGTTGAAGACCACCCGGTAAACAAAATGCTTTGTAAAAACATCCTTAAGAGAAACGGATACCATGTAGAAACAGCCGAGAATGGGCTTGTTGCTCTGGAGTTTTTACAAAAAAATCCGTTTGATTTAATTGTAAGCGATATTAAGATGCCGGTAATGACCGGACTGGAAATGACAACATACATACGCACACGGTTTCCTAAGCCTGTTTGCTTAATTCCGATTATTGCTTATAGTTCGTTTGATACGGACTACGATCGTATAAAAGCTAAAGAATGCGGGATGAATGAATGCTTAACAAAACCTTCTTATCCGGAGGAGTTATTGCTGGTAATAAAAAGATTAACCGATCAACATCTTGTATTGAAAGCTTCTTAA
- a CDS encoding fumarylacetoacetate hydrolase family protein, whose protein sequence is MKIICVGRNYAAHAKELNNPVNESPVIFMKPETAIPIKGMPFFYPDFSKDLHHEVELVIKISKNGKCIEERFAKNYYEEVGVGIDFTARDLQAELKSKGLPWELAKAFDGSAPVSKKFLSKDEIPDLNNMHFSLHKNDVRVQEGNSALMIFKVDYLIHYVSQFISLKKGDLIFTGTPAGVGPVQVGDVLHAFIENEMMLEIKVK, encoded by the coding sequence ATGAAAATTATTTGTGTTGGTCGCAACTATGCAGCCCATGCCAAGGAGTTGAACAATCCGGTAAATGAGAGTCCGGTTATATTTATGAAACCTGAAACTGCTATTCCTATAAAAGGAATGCCTTTTTTTTATCCTGACTTTAGCAAGGATTTGCACCATGAGGTGGAGTTGGTTATTAAAATTTCCAAAAATGGCAAATGCATTGAAGAGCGATTTGCAAAAAACTATTACGAGGAGGTTGGAGTAGGCATAGACTTTACTGCCCGCGATTTACAGGCAGAATTAAAATCAAAGGGGCTGCCCTGGGAGTTGGCCAAGGCATTTGATGGCAGCGCCCCGGTATCAAAAAAGTTTTTAAGCAAGGATGAAATCCCTGATTTAAATAACATGCACTTTTCCTTACACAAGAATGATGTGCGTGTGCAAGAAGGCAACTCAGCGTTGATGATTTTTAAAGTAGATTACCTTATTCACTATGTTTCGCAATTTATTTCGCTCAAAAAGGGTGACTTAATATTTACGGGAACTCCGGCAGGTGTAGGACCGGTGCAGGTAGGCGATGTGCTCCATGCATTTATCGAAAACGAAATGATGCTGGAGATTAAGGTGAAGTAG
- a CDS encoding DUF4293 family protein, whose protein sequence is MLQRIQTVYLTLAALACAAMFILDVALVRNATAQQQLIHVRLFNSDAVGNTWQAPSVFLVIPVLVVIIGLLLIYTALKYTNRKQQMMFCKIILLLTLVCLPFIYFLVESAIKAVSPAQQFYLYAAYMPIVILLFTFFALRAIQRDDNLVRSADRLR, encoded by the coding sequence ATGCTTCAACGAATTCAAACTGTTTATCTTACACTTGCCGCATTGGCATGTGCTGCCATGTTTATATTAGATGTGGCGCTGGTGCGCAATGCCACAGCACAACAACAATTAATACATGTACGATTATTCAATTCAGATGCTGTGGGTAATACCTGGCAAGCCCCTTCGGTGTTTTTGGTTATCCCTGTATTGGTAGTAATTATTGGCCTGTTATTAATTTACACCGCATTAAAATATACCAACCGTAAACAGCAAATGATGTTTTGCAAAATTATTTTACTGCTTACGCTAGTTTGTTTGCCATTCATATACTTCCTGGTAGAAAGTGCGATAAAGGCTGTAAGCCCGGCACAGCAGTTCTATTTATATGCTGCGTATATGCCCATAGTTATTTTGCTATTTACCTTTTTTGCACTCCGTGCTATTCAGCGCGATGACAACCTCGTAAGAAGCGCTGACAGACTGCGTTAA